A DNA window from Carassius gibelio isolate Cgi1373 ecotype wild population from Czech Republic chromosome A8, carGib1.2-hapl.c, whole genome shotgun sequence contains the following coding sequences:
- the LOC128019066 gene encoding putative per-hexamer repeat protein 5 isoform X4: protein MTARVHCSMIAVALCLFRYLSITDATLVRPGQCPDPKNIPKFAASCVHDGQCPATQKCCPTTRGHGCSEPIGQGQGMGQGKGQGQGMGQGKGQGHGMGQGQGQGQGMGQGQGQGQGMGQGQGQGQGMGQGQGQGQGMGQGQGQGMGQGQGMGQGQGMGQGQGMGQGQGMGQGQGMGQGQGQGMGQGQGQGMGQGQGMGQGQGQGMGQGQGQGQGMGQGQGQGQGMGQGQGQGQGMGQGQGQGQGQGMGQGQGQGQGMGPGQGQGQGQGMGQGQGMGQGQGQGMGQGQGQGQGMGQGQGQGMGMGQGQGQGQGMGQGQGQGMGQGQGQGMGQGQGQGMGQGQGQGMGQGQGQGMGQGQGQGMGQGQGMGQGQGQGMGQGQGQGQGQGMGQGQGQGQGQGLGQGKGQGQGMGQGKGQGQGMGQGKGQGQGMGQGKGQGMGQGKGQGQGQGMGQGKGKGQGMGQGKGKGQGQGQGQGMGQGKGKGQGMGQGKGQGQGMGQGKGQGKGQGMGQCPGLGKASGQVHSL from the exons ATGACCGCTCGAGTGCACTGCTCGATGATTGCTGTTGCATTGTGTCTGTTCAGATACTTGAGCATAACAGACGCTACTCTAG TGAGGCCAGGTCAATGTCCCGACCCGAAGAATATTCCAAAGTTTGCCGCAAGCTGTGTCCATGATGGCCAGTGCCCTGCcacacagaagtgttgcccaaccaccCGTGGCCACGGATGCAGTGAACCAATCGGCCAGGGCCAAGGAATGGGCCAAGGAAAGGGCCAGGGCCAAGGAATGGGCCAAGGAAAGGGCCAGGGCCACGGAATGGGTCAGGGTCAAGGCCAGGGCCAAGGAATGGGTCAGGGTCAAGGCCAGGGCCAAGGAATGGGTCAGGGTCAAGGCCAGGGCCAAGGAATGGGCCAGGGTCAAGGCCAGGGCCAAGGAATGGGCCAGG GCCAGGGCCAAGGAATGGGCCAGGGCCAAGGAATGGGCCAGGGCCAAGGAATGGGCCAGGGCCAAGGAATGGGCCAGGGCCAAGGAATGGGCCAGGGCCAAGGaatgggccagggccagggccaaggaatgggccagggccagggccaaggaatgggtcagggccaaggaatgggccagggccagggccaaggaatgggccagggccagggccagggccaaggaatgggtcagggccagggtcagggccaaggaatgggtcagggccagggtcagggccaaggaatgggtcagggccagggtcagggccagggccaaggaatgggtcagggccagggtcagggccaaggaatGGGTccgggccagggtcagggccagggccaaggaatgggtcagggccaaggaatgggtcagggccagggccaaggaatgggtcagggccagggccagggccaaggaatgggtcagggccagggccaaggAATGGGAATgggtcagggtcagggccagggccagggaatgggtcagggccagggccagggaatgggtcagggccagggccagggaatgggtcagggccagggccagggaatgggtcagggccagggccagggaatgggtcagggccagggccagggaatgggtcagggtcagggccagggaatgggtcagggccagggaatgggccagggccagggccaaggaatgggtcagggtcagggccagggccagggccaaggaatgggtcagggtcagggccagggccagggccaggggtTGGGCCAAGGAAAGGGCCAGGGCCAGGGGATGGGCCAAGGAAAGGGCCAGGGCCAGGGGATGGGCCAAGGAAAGGGCCAGGGCCAGGGGATGGGCCAAGGGAAGGGCCAGGGGATGGGCCAAGGaaagggccagggccagggccaggggaTGGGCCAAGGAAAGGGAAAGGGCCAGGGGATGGGCCAGGGAAAGGGaaagggccagggccagggccagggccaggggaTGGGCCAAGGAAAGGGAAAGGGCCAGGGGATGGGCCAAGGAAAGGGCCAGGGTCAGGGGATGGGCCAAGGAAAGGGCCAGG GAAAGGGCCAGGGAATGGGCCAGTGCCCAGGATTGGGCAAGGCCAGCGGTCAGGTTCACAGCCTTTGA
- the LOC128019066 gene encoding putative per-hexamer repeat protein 5 isoform X9, with amino-acid sequence MTARVHCSMIAVALCLFRYLSITDATLVRPGQCPDPKNIPKFAASCVHDGQCPATQKCCPTTRGHGCSEPIGQGQGMGQGKGQGQGMGQGKGQGHGMGQGQGQGQGMGQGQGQGQGMGQGQGQGQGMGQGQGQGQGMGQGQGQGQGMGQGQGQGMGQGQGMGQGQGMGQGQGMGQGQGMGQGQGMGQGQGQGMGQGQGQGMGQGQGMGQGQGQGMGQGQGQGQGMGQGQGQGQGMGQGQGQGQGMGMGQGQGQGMGQGQGQGQGMGQGQGQGMGMGQGQGQGQGMGQGQGQGMGQGQGQGMGQGQGQGMGQGQGQGMGQGQGQGMGQGQGQGMGQGQGMGQGQGQGMGQGQGQGQGQGMGQGQGQGQGQGLGQGKGQGQGMGQGKGQGQGMGQGKGQGQGMGQGKGQGMGQGKGQGQGQGMGQGKGKGQGMGQGKGKGQGQGQGQGMGQGKGKGQGMGQGKGQGQGMGQGKGQGKGQGMGQCPGLGKASGQVHSL; translated from the exons ATGACCGCTCGAGTGCACTGCTCGATGATTGCTGTTGCATTGTGTCTGTTCAGATACTTGAGCATAACAGACGCTACTCTAG TGAGGCCAGGTCAATGTCCCGACCCGAAGAATATTCCAAAGTTTGCCGCAAGCTGTGTCCATGATGGCCAGTGCCCTGCcacacagaagtgttgcccaaccaccCGTGGCCACGGATGCAGTGAACCAATCGGCCAGGGCCAAGGAATGGGCCAAGGAAAGGGCCAGGGCCAAGGAATGGGCCAAGGAAAGGGCCAGGGCCACGGAATGGGTCAGGGTCAAGGCCAGGGCCAAGGAATGGGTCAGGGTCAAGGCCAGGGCCAAGGAATGGGTCAGGGTCAAGGCCAGGGCCAAGGAATGGGCCAGGGTCAAGGCCAGGGCCAAGGAATGGGCCAGGGTCAAGGCCAGGGCCAAGGAATGGGCCAGG GCCAGGGCCAAGGAATGGGCCAGGGCCAAGGAATGGGCCAGGGCCAAGGAATGGGCCAGGGCCAAGGAATGGGCCAGGGCCAAGGAATGGGCCAGGGCCAAGGaatgggccagggccagggccaaggaatgggccagggccagggccaaggaatgggtcagggccaaggaatgggccagggccagggccaaggaatgggccagggccagggccagggccaaggaatgggtcagggccagggtcagggccaaggaatgggtcagggccagggtcagggccaaggaatgg gaatgggtcagggccagggccaaggaatgggtcagggccagggccagggccaaggaatgggtcagggccagggccaaggAATGGGAATgggtcagggtcagggccagggccagggaatgggtcagggccagggccagggaatgggtcagggccagggccagggaatgggtcagggccagggccagggaatgggtcagggccagggccagggaatgggtcagggccagggccagggaatgggtcagggtcagggccagggaatgggtcagggccagggaatgggccagggccagggccaaggaatgggtcagggtcagggccagggccagggccaaggaatgggtcagggtcagggccagggccagggccaggggtTGGGCCAAGGAAAGGGCCAGGGCCAGGGGATGGGCCAAGGAAAGGGCCAGGGCCAGGGGATGGGCCAAGGAAAGGGCCAGGGCCAGGGGATGGGCCAAGGGAAGGGCCAGGGGATGGGCCAAGGaaagggccagggccagggccaggggaTGGGCCAAGGAAAGGGAAAGGGCCAGGGGATGGGCCAGGGAAAGGGaaagggccagggccagggccagggccaggggaTGGGCCAAGGAAAGGGAAAGGGCCAGGGGATGGGCCAAGGAAAGGGCCAGGGTCAGGGGATGGGCCAAGGAAAGGGCCAGG GAAAGGGCCAGGGAATGGGCCAGTGCCCAGGATTGGGCAAGGCCAGCGGTCAGGTTCACAGCCTTTGA
- the LOC128019066 gene encoding putative per-hexamer repeat protein 5 isoform X8 codes for MTARVHCSMIAVALCLFRYLSITDATLVRPGQCPDPKNIPKFAASCVHDGQCPATQKCCPTTRGHGCSEPIGQGQGMGQGKGQGQGMGQGKGQGHGMGQGQGQGQGMGQGQGQGQGMGQGQGMGQGQGMGQGQGMGQGQGMGQGQGMGQGQGMGQGQGQGMGQGQGQGMGQGQGMGQGQGQGMGQGQGQGQGMGQGQGQGQGMGQGQGQGQGMGQGQGQGQGQGMGQGQGQGQGMGPGQGQGQGQGMGQGQGMGQGQGQGMGQGQGQGQGMGQGQGQGMGMGQGQGQGQGMGQGQGQGMGQGQGQGMGQGQGQGMGQGQGQGMGQGQGQGMGQGQGQGMGQGQGMGQGQGQGMGQGQGQGQGQGMGQGQGQGQGQGLGQGKGQGQGMGQGKGQGQGMGQGKGQGQGMGQGKGQGMGQGKGQGQGQGMGQGKGKGQGMGQGKGKGQGQGQGQGMGQGKGKGQGMGQGKGQGQGMGQGKGQGKGQGMGQCPGLGKASGQVHSL; via the exons ATGACCGCTCGAGTGCACTGCTCGATGATTGCTGTTGCATTGTGTCTGTTCAGATACTTGAGCATAACAGACGCTACTCTAG TGAGGCCAGGTCAATGTCCCGACCCGAAGAATATTCCAAAGTTTGCCGCAAGCTGTGTCCATGATGGCCAGTGCCCTGCcacacagaagtgttgcccaaccaccCGTGGCCACGGATGCAGTGAACCAATCGGCCAGGGCCAAGGAATGGGCCAAGGAAAGGGCCAGGGCCAAGGAATGGGCCAAGGAAAGGGCCAGGGCCACGGAATGGGTCAGGGTCAAGGCCAGGGCCAAGGAATGGGTCAGGGTCAAGGCCAGGGCCAAGGAATGG GCCAGGGCCAAGGAATGGGCCAGGGCCAAGGAATGGGCCAGGGCCAAGGAATGGGCCAGGGCCAAGGAATGGGCCAGGGCCAAGGAATGGGCCAGGGCCAAGGaatgggccagggccagggccaaggaatgggccagggccagggccaaggaatgggtcagggccaaggaatgggccagggccagggccaaggaatgggccagggccagggccagggccaaggaatgggtcagggccagggtcagggccaaggaatgggtcagggccagggtcagggccaaggaatgggtcagggccagggtcagggccagggccaaggaatgggtcagggccagggtcagggccaaggaatGGGTccgggccagggtcagggccagggccaaggaatgggtcagggccaaggaatgggtcagggccagggccaaggaatgggtcagggccagggccagggccaaggaatgggtcagggccagggccaaggAATGGGAATgggtcagggtcagggccagggccagggaatgggtcagggccagggccagggaatgggtcagggccagggccagggaatgggtcagggccagggccagggaatgggtcagggccagggccagggaatgggtcagggccagggccagggaatgggtcagggtcagggccagggaatgggtcagggccagggaatgggccagggccagggccaaggaatgggtcagggtcagggccagggccagggccaaggaatgggtcagggtcagggccagggccagggccaggggtTGGGCCAAGGAAAGGGCCAGGGCCAGGGGATGGGCCAAGGAAAGGGCCAGGGCCAGGGGATGGGCCAAGGAAAGGGCCAGGGCCAGGGGATGGGCCAAGGGAAGGGCCAGGGGATGGGCCAAGGaaagggccagggccagggccaggggaTGGGCCAAGGAAAGGGAAAGGGCCAGGGGATGGGCCAGGGAAAGGGaaagggccagggccagggccagggccaggggaTGGGCCAAGGAAAGGGAAAGGGCCAGGGGATGGGCCAAGGAAAGGGCCAGGGTCAGGGGATGGGCCAAGGAAAGGGCCAGG GAAAGGGCCAGGGAATGGGCCAGTGCCCAGGATTGGGCAAGGCCAGCGGTCAGGTTCACAGCCTTTGA
- the LOC128019066 gene encoding putative per-hexamer repeat protein 5 isoform X1, which yields MTARVHCSMIAVALCLFRYLSITDATLVRPGQCPDPKNIPKFAASCVHDGQCPATQKCCPTTRGHGCSEPIGQGQGMGQGKGQGQGMGQGKGQGHGMGQGQGQGQGMGQGQGQGQGMGQGQGQGQGMGQGQGQGQGMGQGQGQGQGMGQGQGQGMGQGQGMGQGQGMGQGQGMGQGQGMGQGQGMGQGQGQGMGQGQGQGMGQGQGMGQGQGQGMGQGQGQGQGMGQGQGQGQGMGQGQGQGQGMGQGQGQGQGQGMGQGQGQGQGMGPGQGQGQGQGMGQGQGMGQGQGQGMGQGQGQGQGMGQGQGQGMGMGQGQGQGQGMGQGQGQGMGQGQGQGMGQGQGQGMGQGQGQGMGQGQGQGMGQGQGQGMGQGQGMGQGQGQGMGQGQGQGQGQGMGQGQGQGQGQGLGQGKGQGQGMGQGKGQGQGMGQGKGQGQGMGQGKGQGMGQGKGQGQGQGMGQGKGKGQGMGQGKGKGQGQGQGQGMGQGKGKGQGMGQGKGQGQGMGQGKGQGKGQGMGQCPGLGKASGQVHSL from the exons ATGACCGCTCGAGTGCACTGCTCGATGATTGCTGTTGCATTGTGTCTGTTCAGATACTTGAGCATAACAGACGCTACTCTAG TGAGGCCAGGTCAATGTCCCGACCCGAAGAATATTCCAAAGTTTGCCGCAAGCTGTGTCCATGATGGCCAGTGCCCTGCcacacagaagtgttgcccaaccaccCGTGGCCACGGATGCAGTGAACCAATCGGCCAGGGCCAAGGAATGGGCCAAGGAAAGGGCCAGGGCCAAGGAATGGGCCAAGGAAAGGGCCAGGGCCACGGAATGGGTCAGGGTCAAGGCCAGGGCCAAGGAATGGGTCAGGGTCAAGGCCAGGGCCAAGGAATGGGTCAGGGTCAAGGCCAGGGCCAAGGAATGGGCCAGGGTCAAGGCCAGGGCCAAGGAATGGGCCAGGGTCAAGGCCAGGGCCAAGGAATGGGCCAGG GCCAGGGCCAAGGAATGGGCCAGGGCCAAGGAATGGGCCAGGGCCAAGGAATGGGCCAGGGCCAAGGAATGGGCCAGGGCCAAGGAATGGGCCAGGGCCAAGGaatgggccagggccagggccaaggaatgggccagggccagggccaaggaatgggtcagggccaaggaatgggccagggccagggccaaggaatgggccagggccagggccagggccaaggaatgggtcagggccagggtcagggccaaggaatgggtcagggccagggtcagggccaaggaatgggtcagggccagggtcagggccagggccaaggaatgggtcagggccagggtcagggccaaggaatGGGTccgggccagggtcagggccagggccaaggaatgggtcagggccaaggaatgggtcagggccagggccaaggaatgggtcagggccagggccagggccaaggaatgggtcagggccagggccaaggAATGGGAATgggtcagggtcagggccagggccagggaatgggtcagggccagggccagggaatgggtcagggccagggccagggaatgggtcagggccagggccagggaatgggtcagggccagggccagggaatgggtcagggccagggccagggaatgggtcagggtcagggccagggaatgggtcagggccagggaatgggccagggccagggccaaggaatgggtcagggtcagggccagggccagggccaaggaatgggtcagggtcagggccagggccagggccaggggtTGGGCCAAGGAAAGGGCCAGGGCCAGGGGATGGGCCAAGGAAAGGGCCAGGGCCAGGGGATGGGCCAAGGAAAGGGCCAGGGCCAGGGGATGGGCCAAGGGAAGGGCCAGGGGATGGGCCAAGGaaagggccagggccagggccaggggaTGGGCCAAGGAAAGGGAAAGGGCCAGGGGATGGGCCAGGGAAAGGGaaagggccagggccagggccagggccaggggaTGGGCCAAGGAAAGGGAAAGGGCCAGGGGATGGGCCAAGGAAAGGGCCAGGGTCAGGGGATGGGCCAAGGAAAGGGCCAGG GAAAGGGCCAGGGAATGGGCCAGTGCCCAGGATTGGGCAAGGCCAGCGGTCAGGTTCACAGCCTTTGA
- the LOC128019066 gene encoding spidroin-1-like isoform X7, whose product MTARVHCSMIAVALCLFRYLSITDATLVRPGQCPDPKNIPKFAASCVHDGQCPATQKCCPTTRGHGCSEPIGQGQGMGQGKGQGQGMGQGKGQGHGMGQGQGQGQGMGQGQGQGQGMGQGQGQGQGMGQGQGQGQGMGQGQGQGQGMGQGQGQGMGQGQGMGQGQGMGQGQGMGQGQGMGQGQGMGQGQGQGMGQGQGQGMGQGQGMGQGQGQGMGQGQGQGQGMGQGQGQGQGMGQGQGQGQGMGQGQGQGQGQGMGQGQGQGQGMGPGQGQGQGQGMGQGQGMGQGQGQGMGQGQGQGQGMGQGQGQGMGMGQGQGQGQGMGQGQGQGMGQGQGQGMGQGQGQGMGQGQGQGMGQGQGQGMGQGQGQGMGQGQGMGQGQGQGMGQGQGQGQGQGMGQGQGQGQGQGLGQGKGQGQGMGQGKGQGQGMGQGKGQGQGMGQGKGQGMGQGKGQGQGQGMGQGKGKGQGKGKGQGMGQGKGQGKGQGMGQCPGLGKASGQVHSL is encoded by the exons ATGACCGCTCGAGTGCACTGCTCGATGATTGCTGTTGCATTGTGTCTGTTCAGATACTTGAGCATAACAGACGCTACTCTAG TGAGGCCAGGTCAATGTCCCGACCCGAAGAATATTCCAAAGTTTGCCGCAAGCTGTGTCCATGATGGCCAGTGCCCTGCcacacagaagtgttgcccaaccaccCGTGGCCACGGATGCAGTGAACCAATCGGCCAGGGCCAAGGAATGGGCCAAGGAAAGGGCCAGGGCCAAGGAATGGGCCAAGGAAAGGGCCAGGGCCACGGAATGGGTCAGGGTCAAGGCCAGGGCCAAGGAATGGGTCAGGGTCAAGGCCAGGGCCAAGGAATGGGTCAGGGTCAAGGCCAGGGCCAAGGAATGGGCCAGGGTCAAGGCCAGGGCCAAGGAATGGGCCAGGGTCAAGGCCAGGGCCAAGGAATGGGCCAGG GCCAGGGCCAAGGAATGGGCCAGGGCCAAGGAATGGGCCAGGGCCAAGGAATGGGCCAGGGCCAAGGAATGGGCCAGGGCCAAGGAATGGGCCAGGGCCAAGGaatgggccagggccagggccaaggaatgggccagggccagggccaaggaatgggtcagggccaaggaatgggccagggccagggccaaggaatgggccagggccagggccagggccaaggaatgggtcagggccagggtcagggccaaggaatgggtcagggccagggtcagggccaaggaatgggtcagggccagggtcagggccagggccaaggaatgggtcagggccagggtcagggccaaggaatGGGTccgggccagggtcagggccagggccaaggaatgggtcagggccaaggaatgggtcagggccagggccaaggaatgggtcagggccagggccagggccaaggaatgggtcagggccagggccaaggAATGGGAATgggtcagggtcagggccagggccagggaatgggtcagggccagggccagggaatgggtcagggccagggccagggaatgggtcagggccagggccagggaatgggtcagggccagggccagggaatgggtcagggccagggccagggaatgggtcagggtcagggccagggaatgggtcagggccagggaatgggccagggccagggccaaggaatgggtcagggtcagggccagggccagggccaaggaatgggtcagggtcagggccagggccagggccaggggtTGGGCCAAGGAAAGGGCCAGGGCCAGGGGATGGGCCAAGGAAAGGGCCAGGGCCAGGGGATGGGCCAAGGAAAGGGCCAGGGCCAGGGGATGGGCCAAGGGAAGGGCCAGGGGATGGGCCAAGGaaagggccagggccagggccaggggaTGGGCCAAGGAAAGGGAAAGGGCCA AGGAAAGGGAAAGGGCCAGGGGATGGGCCAAGGAAAGGGCCAGG GAAAGGGCCAGGGAATGGGCCAGTGCCCAGGATTGGGCAAGGCCAGCGGTCAGGTTCACAGCCTTTGA
- the LOC128019066 gene encoding putative per-hexamer repeat protein 5 isoform X3, translating to MTARVHCSMIAVALCLFRYLSITDATLVRPGQCPDPKNIPKFAASCVHDGQCPATQKCCPTTRGHGCSEPIGQGQGMGQGKGQGQGMGQGKGQGHGMGQGQGQGQGMGQGQGQGQGMGQGQGQGQGMGQGQGQGQGMGQGQGQGQGMGQGQGQGMGQGQGMGQGQGMGQGQGMGQGQGMGQGQGMGQGQGQGMGQGQGQGMGQGQGMGQGQGQGMGQGQGQGQGMGQGQGQGQGMGQGQGQGQGMGQGQGQGQGQGMGQGQGQGQGMGPGQGQGQGQGMGQGQGMGQGQGQGMGQGQGQGQGMGQGQGQGMGMGQGQGQGQGMGQGQGQGMGQGQGQGMGQGQGQGMGQGQGQGMGQGQGQGMGQGQGQGMGQGQGMGQGQGQGMGQGQGQGQGQGMGQGQGQGQGQGLGQGKGQGQGMGQGKGQGQGMGQGKGQGQGMGQGKGQGMGQGKGQGQGQGMGQGKGKGQGMGQGKGKGQGQGQGQGMGQGKGKGQGMGQGKGQGKGQGMGQCPGLGKASGQVHSL from the exons ATGACCGCTCGAGTGCACTGCTCGATGATTGCTGTTGCATTGTGTCTGTTCAGATACTTGAGCATAACAGACGCTACTCTAG TGAGGCCAGGTCAATGTCCCGACCCGAAGAATATTCCAAAGTTTGCCGCAAGCTGTGTCCATGATGGCCAGTGCCCTGCcacacagaagtgttgcccaaccaccCGTGGCCACGGATGCAGTGAACCAATCGGCCAGGGCCAAGGAATGGGCCAAGGAAAGGGCCAGGGCCAAGGAATGGGCCAAGGAAAGGGCCAGGGCCACGGAATGGGTCAGGGTCAAGGCCAGGGCCAAGGAATGGGTCAGGGTCAAGGCCAGGGCCAAGGAATGGGTCAGGGTCAAGGCCAGGGCCAAGGAATGGGCCAGGGTCAAGGCCAGGGCCAAGGAATGGGCCAGGGTCAAGGCCAGGGCCAAGGAATGGGCCAGG GCCAGGGCCAAGGAATGGGCCAGGGCCAAGGAATGGGCCAGGGCCAAGGAATGGGCCAGGGCCAAGGAATGGGCCAGGGCCAAGGAATGGGCCAGGGCCAAGGaatgggccagggccagggccaaggaatgggccagggccagggccaaggaatgggtcagggccaaggaatgggccagggccagggccaaggaatgggccagggccagggccagggccaaggaatgggtcagggccagggtcagggccaaggaatgggtcagggccagggtcagggccaaggaatgggtcagggccagggtcagggccagggccaaggaatgggtcagggccagggtcagggccaaggaatGGGTccgggccagggtcagggccagggccaaggaatgggtcagggccaaggaatgggtcagggccagggccaaggaatgggtcagggccagggccagggccaaggaatgggtcagggccagggccaaggAATGGGAATgggtcagggtcagggccagggccagggaatgggtcagggccagggccagggaatgggtcagggccagggccagggaatgggtcagggccagggccagggaatgggtcagggccagggccagggaatgggtcagggccagggccagggaatgggtcagggtcagggccagggaatgggtcagggccagggaatgggccagggccagggccaaggaatgggtcagggtcagggccagggccagggccaaggaatgggtcagggtcagggccagggccagggccaggggtTGGGCCAAGGAAAGGGCCAGGGCCAGGGGATGGGCCAAGGAAAGGGCCAGGGCCAGGGGATGGGCCAAGGAAAGGGCCAGGGCCAGGGGATGGGCCAAGGGAAGGGCCAGGGGATGGGCCAAGGaaagggccagggccagggccaggggaTGGGCCAAGGAAAGGGAAAGGGCCAGGGGATGGGCCAGGGAAAGGGaaagggccagggccagggccagggccaggggaTGGGCCAAGGAAAGGGAAAGGGCCAGGGGATGGGCCAAGGAAAGGGCCAGG GAAAGGGCCAGGGAATGGGCCAGTGCCCAGGATTGGGCAAGGCCAGCGGTCAGGTTCACAGCCTTTGA